The Bacteroidales bacterium genome has a segment encoding these proteins:
- the tsaB gene encoding tRNA (adenosine(37)-N6)-threonylcarbamoyltransferase complex dimerization subunit type 1 TsaB — translation MALILHIETTTHVCSVALTRDGQLVSERENKQGRSHASLLSYFIGKILSETRLAPGSLDAISISEGPGSYTGLRIGVSTAKGLCYGADIPLLAVNTLRSLTQGLFARLKGEGRQPGENSIYVPMLEARRMEVYSAIIDSNNQFFRGVKAEVINENSFGRWLEKYIVYFFGNGSEKCREIIRHPNARFIEGVDLSAKHMASLAEEKYSNREFEDLAYFEPFYLKDFIATIPRKNILG, via the coding sequence ATGGCATTGATTCTACATATTGAAACCACTACGCATGTTTGTTCTGTTGCTCTTACCAGGGATGGACAATTGGTCAGTGAACGGGAAAATAAACAGGGTCGTTCCCATGCTTCTCTGCTTTCATACTTTATCGGGAAGATTCTTTCCGAGACCCGGCTTGCCCCCGGCTCGCTTGATGCCATTAGTATAAGTGAGGGGCCGGGTTCATATACCGGCTTAAGAATAGGGGTATCTACTGCTAAGGGTCTGTGCTACGGGGCCGATATTCCCCTTCTTGCGGTAAACACACTCCGAAGCCTGACTCAGGGCTTATTCGCCAGGTTAAAAGGGGAAGGAAGGCAGCCTGGTGAAAATTCGATATATGTTCCCATGCTGGAGGCAAGAAGAATGGAGGTGTATTCTGCCATTATTGACAGCAACAACCAGTTTTTCCGGGGTGTTAAAGCAGAGGTGATTAATGAAAATTCATTTGGTCGGTGGCTGGAAAAGTATATCGTTTATTTCTTTGGAAATGGATCCGAAAAATGCCGTGAGATCATCCGGCATCCCAATGCCCGGTTTATTGAAGGAGTTGACCTTTCGGCAAAGCACATGGCATCGTTGGCAGAGGAAAAATATAGCAACCGTGAGTTTGAAGATCTGGCTTATTTTGAGCCTTTTTATCTAAAAGATTTTATAGCAACCATTCCCCGAAAAAATATTTTGGGATGA
- a CDS encoding M48 family metallopeptidase, whose protein sequence is MKEEIIPELGRVHITKRKHSKRITVRYDPKGKIKVSLPKHVSYKAGRDYILSKKSIIKSKINILQEKQNNVDFNNYRTKWHKVILSPEERADASYQIEDSDIIVRFPSQTDRNDPLLQAVIREGVITALRKEAKTYLPQRLSELASQHNLSFNKLYIKNVRTLWGSCSSKNNINLNIHLMRLPDHLIDYVLLHELCHTVYKNHSPEFWSHLDRMSKGNIMKLKTELKKYHPRL, encoded by the coding sequence ATGAAAGAAGAAATCATTCCGGAGTTGGGGAGGGTGCACATCACCAAGAGAAAACACTCCAAAAGAATTACGGTAAGGTATGATCCCAAAGGGAAGATAAAGGTCAGTCTTCCCAAACACGTCAGTTATAAAGCCGGCCGTGACTATATTCTTTCCAAAAAATCGATCATTAAAAGTAAAATAAACATTCTTCAGGAAAAGCAGAACAATGTAGACTTTAATAATTACAGGACCAAATGGCACAAGGTAATTCTCAGTCCTGAAGAAAGAGCGGATGCATCATATCAGATAGAAGATTCGGATATCATCGTCCGTTTCCCTTCCCAAACCGACCGGAACGACCCTCTGCTGCAGGCAGTAATCCGTGAGGGGGTCATAACAGCCCTGCGGAAGGAAGCAAAAACCTATCTTCCCCAAAGACTTTCCGAGCTCGCTTCACAACACAACCTGAGCTTTAACAAACTTTACATCAAAAACGTCAGGACCCTTTGGGGAAGTTGTTCATCAAAAAATAACATAAACCTGAATATTCACCTGATGAGATTACCGGATCACCTGATCGACTATGTGCTGCTGCACGAGTTATGTCACACCGTATATAAAAATCACAGCCCCGAATTCTGGTCCCATCTCGATCGGATGAGTAAGGGCAATATCATGAAGCTAAAAACCGAATTAAAAAAATACCATCCGCGTTTATAG
- the efp gene encoding elongation factor P — MASTADFRNGMVIKYNNDFYTIVEFQHVKPGKGAAFVRTKLKSVTTGKVLENTFSAGAKVETARIERRPYQFLYNDELGYHFMHTETFEQITLPEDHINNPRLLKENQQVEILFHDESETPIRCELPQFVEMEVDYTEPGVKGDTTSTTALKPATLETGAEIKVPLFINTGEKIKVDTRDSSYVERIKK; from the coding sequence ATGGCAAGTACAGCAGACTTTAGAAATGGAATGGTTATCAAGTATAATAATGATTTTTATACGATTGTGGAATTTCAGCATGTAAAACCAGGGAAAGGAGCTGCTTTTGTGAGAACCAAGCTCAAGAGCGTCACTACAGGCAAGGTGCTTGAGAATACCTTTTCTGCCGGGGCGAAAGTGGAGACCGCAAGAATTGAGCGCCGGCCTTACCAGTTTCTATACAATGATGAGCTGGGATACCATTTTATGCATACAGAAACATTTGAACAAATCACGCTTCCTGAAGATCATATAAATAATCCCCGTTTACTTAAGGAGAATCAGCAGGTGGAAATTTTGTTTCATGATGAATCAGAAACTCCGATCCGGTGCGAATTGCCACAATTTGTAGAGATGGAGGTCGATTATACCGAACCTGGAGTAAAAGGAGATACTACCTCCACAACGGCCCTTAAACCGGCAACTTTGGAAACCGGTGCCGAGATTAAAGTGCCGCTTTTTATCAATACGGGTGAGAAAATAAAGGTGGATACACGCGATTCATCTTATGTGGAAAGGATAAAAAAATAA